One genomic region from Microcystis panniformis FACHB-1757 encodes:
- a CDS encoding Rpn family recombination-promoting nuclease/putative transposase: protein MKTDSIFYQIFLRFPDSFFDLIGQPQPGAANYQFTSQEVKQLSFRLDGLFIPLREDIQQPLYLVEVQFQPDDTLYYRLFAELFLFLKQYQPPHPWQIVVIYPHRRVEREQSLHFGEILNLSSVRRIYLDELPPRDNPSLGIGVIKLVVESETAAVRTAQTLIERTREEITDQSSQRQLIDLIESIIIYKLPQKSREEIEAMFGLSDLKQTRVYQEALAEGEERGLQEGERLVVENLLRVRFGELDPPLQAIISRILQLSPEEFTPLVLHCSKQQLLKRFPPEKSRGN from the coding sequence GTGAAAACTGACAGTATCTTTTACCAAATATTCCTGCGCTTTCCGGACAGTTTCTTTGACCTAATCGGACAACCGCAACCGGGAGCAGCAAACTATCAATTCACCTCCCAAGAGGTGAAACAACTCTCTTTCCGTCTCGATGGCTTATTTATACCACTCAGAGAAGATATTCAGCAACCCCTCTACCTAGTGGAAGTGCAGTTCCAACCAGACGACACCCTCTACTATCGACTTTTTGCGGAATTGTTCCTATTTTTAAAACAATATCAACCACCCCACCCCTGGCAAATTGTCGTCATTTATCCCCATCGTCGGGTGGAACGGGAACAATCCCTGCATTTTGGCGAAATCCTCAATTTATCAAGCGTTAGACGCATTTATCTCGATGAATTGCCCCCAAGGGACAATCCCTCCTTAGGAATTGGTGTGATTAAATTAGTAGTAGAGTCGGAAACAGCAGCGGTGAGGACTGCTCAAACCCTAATCGAGCGCACCAGAGAAGAAATCACCGACCAGTCCAGTCAACGGCAGTTAATTGACCTAATCGAAAGTATCATCATTTACAAATTACCCCAGAAAAGTCGCGAGGAAATTGAAGCTATGTTTGGACTAAGTGATTTAAAACAAACGAGAGTCTATCAAGAGGCACTGGCCGAAGGAGAAGAACGGGGTCTGCAAGAGGGGGAACGTCTGGTGGTGGAAAACCTGCTCCGAGTCCGTTTTGGTGAGTTAGACCCACCACTGCAAGCTATTATCAGCCGGATTTTACAACTGTCCCCAGAAGAATTTACTCCTTTAGTTCTCCATTGTTCCAAGCAGCAACTCTTAAAGCGATTTCCCCCAGAAAAGTCGCGAGGAAATTGA
- a CDS encoding Rpn family recombination-promoting nuclease/putative transposase, giving the protein MKTDSIFYQIFLRFPDSFFDLIGQPQPGAANYQFTSQEVKQLSFRLDGLFIPLREDIQQPLYLVEVQFQPDDTLYYRLFAELFLFLKQYQPPHPWQIVVIYPHRRVEREQSLHFGEILNLSSVRRIYLDELPPRDNPSLGIGVIKLVVESETAAVRTAQTLIERTREEITDQSSQRQLIDLIESIIIYKLPQKSREEIEAMFGLSDLKQTRVYQEALAEGEERGLERGLERGLERGLERGLQEGERLVVENLLRVRFGELDPEIQAIISRILQLSPEEFTPLVLHCSKQQLLKRFPPEKSRGN; this is encoded by the coding sequence GTGAAAACTGACAGTATCTTTTACCAAATATTCCTGCGCTTTCCGGACAGTTTCTTTGACCTAATCGGACAACCGCAACCGGGAGCAGCAAACTATCAATTTACCTCCCAAGAGGTGAAACAACTCTCTTTCCGTCTCGATGGCTTATTTATACCACTCAGAGAAGATATTCAGCAACCCCTCTACCTAGTGGAAGTGCAGTTCCAACCGGACGACACCCTCTACTATCGACTTTTTGCGGAATTGTTCCTATTTTTAAAACAATATCAACCACCCCACCCCTGGCAAATTGTCGTCATTTATCCCCATCGTCGGGTGGAACGGGAACAATCCCTGCATTTTGGCGAAATCCTCAATTTATCAAGCGTTAGACGCATTTATCTCGATGAATTGCCCCCAAGGGACAATCCCTCCTTAGGAATTGGTGTGATTAAATTAGTAGTAGAGTCGGAAACAGCAGCGGTGAGGACTGCTCAAACCCTAATCGAGCGCACCAGAGAAGAAATCACCGACCAGTCCAGTCAACGGCAGTTAATTGACCTAATCGAAAGTATCATCATTTACAAATTACCCCAGAAAAGTCGCGAGGAAATTGAAGCTATGTTTGGACTAAGTGATTTAAAACAAACGAGAGTCTATCAAGAGGCACTGGCCGAAGGAGAAGAACGGGGTCTAGAACGGGGTCTAGAACGGGGTCTAGAACGGGGTCTAGAACGGGGTCTGCAAGAGGGGGAACGTCTGGTGGTGGAAAACCTGCTCCGAGTCCGCTTCGGTGAGTTAGACCCAGAAATTCAAGCTATTATCAGCCGGATTTTACAACTGTCCCCAGAAGAATTTACTCCTTTAGTTCTCCATTGTTCCAAGCAGCAACTCTTAAAGCGATTTCCCCCAGAAAAGTCGCGAGGAAATTGA
- a CDS encoding FkbM family methyltransferase → MTHNNNRLKENYQKMLDDLDPQVLQLDRQVFKRLQNLGYTPRVIFDVGASNSGWSYYIKQVLQEAEFYLFEPLIDYSSDYRELISEILRVYPSFHLHKYALGETCGEVTMNVSTDVVSSSLLPTGDDSQPTTPISVQMLTIDDAIARLGLPHPQVIKIDTQGSELSILKGAVKTLPKVDILFLECWLYRGYGKKTPLLTEIADWLLSFNFRLWDVADAYRDQGGVLTTLDCIFVNTQAGIAPIWYYEN, encoded by the coding sequence ATGACTCACAACAATAATAGACTTAAAGAGAATTACCAAAAAATGCTTGATGACTTAGATCCTCAAGTCCTCCAGTTGGATCGACAGGTATTTAAACGACTACAAAACCTAGGTTACACCCCGAGGGTGATCTTTGATGTGGGTGCTTCTAATAGTGGCTGGTCCTACTATATCAAACAGGTGCTGCAGGAAGCTGAATTTTATCTCTTTGAACCCCTCATCGACTACAGCAGCGACTATCGGGAATTAATCTCAGAAATTCTGCGAGTCTATCCTTCCTTTCATCTACACAAATACGCCCTAGGTGAAACCTGCGGCGAGGTGACGATGAATGTTTCCACGGACGTGGTGAGCAGTAGCCTCTTGCCAACCGGTGATGATAGTCAGCCCACCACTCCCATCTCGGTGCAAATGTTAACAATTGATGACGCAATTGCCCGACTTGGTTTACCCCATCCCCAAGTGATCAAAATTGATACCCAAGGCTCGGAGTTGTCTATACTTAAAGGGGCCGTTAAAACCCTACCTAAAGTCGATATTCTCTTTCTCGAATGCTGGCTCTATCGGGGCTATGGCAAAAAAACTCCCCTCTTAACCGAAATCGCCGATTGGTTATTATCCTTTAATTTTCGGCTTTGGGATGTGGCCGATGCCTATCGCGATCAAGGGGGAGTGCTAACCACATTAGATTGTATTTTTGTAAATACTCAAGCCGGTATTGCCCCGATTTGGTACTATGAGAACTAG
- a CDS encoding class I SAM-dependent methyltransferase, which produces MSWTEGYVSEVNYTSGFYGELSPLKLGLATLIKSIHPPDSGQEFTYCELACGQGFTTNILAATYPHAQFYANDFNPSHIATARDLAAKAVMKNILFFDDSFEEFLERDLPQFDFISLHGIYSWISAKNRQAIVDFMRRNLKVGGLVYISYNALPGWSAAMPMQALMLRHGQHSSEPILTRIEQALNFTGELLEANASYFAQNPILKSRYERLKEQNRYYLAHEYFNQEWNSFYFDEVAKELEDAKLKYVGSAHINDHIDMVNLSPVAQEKLAKISDPIYREVVRDFFVNSQFRRDIFIRGSLGLTNQEQLKQLQETRFALLVNPANIKFEQQFPVGEVKLQEAIYQPICQVLAESPQTLLQLQNHPKTSNINLNGLYQALVILTGIGYIHPAVDEQTCQQRKPSTDAFNNAVKAKAVYSEELSFLASPLIGTGVVVNRLEQLFLLAKSSNQDAVQFVWQILASQGKKVVKDGKTLETEEENITHLKTVYEQFSKERLLTLQKLGI; this is translated from the coding sequence ATGAGTTGGACAGAAGGATATGTATCAGAAGTTAACTACACTAGCGGCTTTTACGGCGAGTTAAGTCCCCTAAAATTAGGTTTAGCGACTCTGATTAAATCGATTCACCCCCCCGATTCCGGTCAAGAATTTACCTATTGTGAATTGGCCTGTGGTCAGGGTTTTACCACGAATATTTTAGCAGCTACCTATCCCCACGCCCAATTTTATGCCAATGATTTCAATCCTAGCCATATCGCCACTGCCAGAGATTTAGCAGCCAAGGCGGTAATGAAGAATATTCTTTTCTTTGATGATAGTTTTGAGGAATTTTTAGAGCGAGATTTACCTCAATTTGACTTCATCAGTCTGCACGGAATTTATAGCTGGATTAGTGCCAAAAACCGCCAAGCAATAGTTGATTTTATGCGCCGCAATCTCAAGGTGGGGGGATTAGTTTATATCTCCTATAATGCCCTGCCGGGTTGGTCAGCAGCGATGCCGATGCAAGCTTTAATGTTGCGCCATGGTCAACACAGTTCCGAACCAATTTTAACCCGCATTGAACAGGCACTTAATTTTACAGGAGAATTATTAGAGGCTAATGCTAGTTATTTTGCCCAAAATCCAATTTTAAAAAGTCGTTACGAGCGCCTAAAGGAACAAAATCGTTATTATTTAGCTCACGAGTATTTCAATCAGGAATGGAATTCTTTTTACTTCGATGAAGTGGCGAAAGAATTAGAGGATGCTAAACTTAAATATGTGGGTTCCGCCCATATTAATGATCATATTGATATGGTCAATCTCTCCCCAGTTGCCCAAGAAAAATTAGCAAAAATCAGCGACCCAATCTATCGAGAAGTGGTGCGAGATTTCTTTGTTAATAGCCAATTCCGTCGTGATATTTTTATTCGAGGCTCTTTAGGTTTAACCAACCAAGAACAGCTTAAACAACTACAAGAAACCCGGTTTGCTCTACTTGTTAATCCCGCAAATATCAAGTTCGAGCAGCAGTTTCCCGTGGGAGAAGTTAAGTTACAGGAGGCAATTTATCAGCCAATTTGTCAGGTTTTGGCGGAATCTCCCCAAACTTTACTGCAACTACAAAATCACCCCAAAACCTCAAATATTAACTTAAATGGTCTTTACCAAGCTCTCGTGATTTTAACTGGTATTGGCTATATTCATCCTGCTGTGGATGAGCAAACTTGCCAACAACGGAAACCATCTACTGATGCTTTTAATAATGCAGTGAAAGCTAAAGCAGTCTATAGTGAGGAATTAAGCTTTTTAGCTTCTCCTTTGATTGGGACTGGAGTAGTGGTCAATCGTTTAGAACAATTATTCCTCTTGGCTAAATCCTCTAACCAAGATGCCGTACAATTTGTTTGGCAAATTTTGGCAAGTCAAGGCAAAAAAGTGGTTAAAGACGGGAAAACTTTGGAAACAGAGGAGGAGAATATTACTCATCTGAAAACAGTGTACGAGCAGTTTAGTAAAGAACGTTTACTAACATTGCAAAAACTAGGTATTTAG
- a CDS encoding beta strand repeat-containing protein, which yields MAISQEVYASLNILYASQAPSASDISLWQTNPSLTSLSWEETVLVFANSDAAKETYPLLAAPGAATDATRKQYVLEVFNNAYGLQEADLDAAEIDYWVNWLGQTNSDGSPADSDGNGIPNILDFPIVLNQFQPPAIQQALLNRAEVALDFAAQFQLQGITSFTEEYYNTSWSILETVTASAASVTAAKDLNILAAQAAAGVGNSAILTAGVDILTANSFLAPTVNNFGEFNATFNSGDKLTGSGTNPTLTVLNTGGATLNTGPVLPTMKGIETLKVVNTDIDVMVPGDANLFVLGANVVGVKNVDLSDSTSGLILSNFQTAVEKVSVSRTAINSDVELGITIAGAALAGSEDTVAVTLDQVGRYSPVTGAAIGFLTLGLNPVSGGNGYEKISIASKGLANAVKALTATGSKEITITGDQDLLIAAALPNTATKLDASALEGDLDVTAGNGTVDFVGGKGDDTFRFLAGTFTATDKVDGGDGANTLVVVAADAETIIAADANIKNIQSLTLSTGGTATKTLRADLIGDKITTVTLAAPTFGDYTIRFAAGANSVNVFEDTSFLATLNVEANGGGNNDSLTFTIDGDDPGTPLLIEKANIDVGNLNLNNTNTPNRSIEQLKLVVNNSGAGTHTIGAITLPQAAGVVETITITGNSSLTIGGAVKAEKLDASGLTEATAGTTGLTMSAPSVSDVGINLTGSTFDDFLIGSDKNDFISGGAGKDTITGGAGADQIKLGDGFDTVRLTDGTAGAVGKLNQQEDYTTVTDFLTGATATTTDQIQVSAFLNGGFIFDQFNGGIVLAGDAVVTSDVAQGAIVDYSTLTANFLRITGTGNITKDNSAQAGFDAAIAGGEITVAAVDIDILTSYYDSANSQMVLGQVDVGGDGKMASGDVFTIISRVTMTAADYNNFGNAQFGTFI from the coding sequence ATGGCAATCAGTCAAGAAGTGTACGCTTCGTTAAATATTCTTTATGCTTCCCAAGCTCCGTCAGCCTCTGACATTAGCTTGTGGCAGACTAACCCTAGCTTGACATCCCTAAGCTGGGAAGAAACGGTTCTTGTTTTCGCCAATTCGGATGCGGCCAAAGAAACCTATCCCCTCTTGGCGGCCCCTGGGGCCGCCACCGATGCTACCAGAAAGCAGTACGTTCTAGAGGTCTTTAACAATGCCTACGGCCTACAAGAAGCCGATTTAGATGCCGCCGAGATTGACTACTGGGTTAACTGGCTCGGTCAAACCAATTCCGACGGTAGTCCCGCCGACAGCGATGGCAACGGCATCCCCAATATTCTGGATTTTCCCATCGTCCTTAACCAGTTCCAGCCCCCTGCAATTCAACAGGCCCTGCTCAACCGGGCAGAAGTAGCTCTTGATTTCGCTGCCCAGTTCCAACTGCAAGGTATTACTAGCTTTACCGAGGAATACTACAACACCTCTTGGAGCATCCTTGAAACCGTCACTGCCTCTGCGGCTAGTGTTACTGCGGCCAAAGACCTTAATATTTTGGCGGCCCAGGCGGCGGCTGGTGTGGGCAACAGTGCCATCCTCACCGCAGGTGTGGACATACTCACCGCCAATAGCTTCCTCGCTCCGACGGTCAATAATTTCGGTGAATTTAACGCCACCTTCAACAGTGGTGACAAGCTCACCGGTTCCGGCACCAACCCCACCCTGACAGTTCTCAACACCGGTGGAGCCACCCTCAATACCGGTCCGGTGCTACCGACGATGAAGGGCATCGAGACCCTCAAAGTGGTTAATACTGACATTGACGTTATGGTACCTGGTGATGCTAACTTATTTGTACTAGGTGCTAATGTTGTTGGGGTTAAAAATGTTGACCTATCAGATAGTACATCTGGCTTGATTCTCAGCAACTTCCAGACGGCGGTAGAAAAAGTCTCGGTCAGTCGTACTGCCATCAATTCTGACGTAGAACTCGGTATCACTATTGCGGGTGCCGCTCTAGCGGGTAGTGAAGATACGGTGGCTGTAACTCTCGATCAGGTGGGTCGCTATAGCCCCGTCACCGGTGCTGCTATCGGGTTCTTAACCTTAGGACTTAACCCAGTATCCGGTGGCAATGGTTACGAAAAAATTTCCATCGCAAGCAAGGGTCTAGCCAACGCTGTGAAGGCACTAACCGCCACTGGCTCGAAGGAAATCACCATCACTGGAGATCAGGATCTCCTCATCGCTGCTGCTCTCCCCAACACCGCCACCAAGCTGGACGCTTCTGCCCTTGAAGGTGATCTGGACGTGACTGCGGGCAACGGCACAGTGGATTTCGTCGGCGGCAAAGGTGATGACACTTTCCGTTTCCTTGCAGGTACCTTCACCGCTACCGATAAAGTGGACGGTGGCGACGGTGCCAACACTTTGGTAGTAGTGGCGGCAGATGCAGAAACCATTATCGCGGCCGATGCCAACATCAAAAATATCCAAAGCCTGACTTTATCTACTGGTGGCACGGCTACCAAGACTCTCCGGGCTGACCTAATCGGTGATAAGATCACCACGGTGACCCTAGCCGCACCGACTTTCGGTGACTACACGATCCGCTTTGCCGCAGGTGCCAACTCGGTTAACGTCTTCGAAGATACATCTTTCTTGGCTACTCTCAACGTAGAAGCCAATGGTGGTGGTAACAACGATTCTTTGACCTTCACCATCGACGGCGATGACCCCGGAACTCCTTTATTAATAGAGAAGGCTAATATTGATGTCGGCAACCTCAACCTGAATAACACCAACACGCCTAACCGCTCGATCGAGCAACTTAAGCTTGTTGTCAATAACTCCGGTGCTGGTACTCATACTATTGGCGCGATAACCCTTCCTCAGGCCGCTGGTGTGGTGGAAACCATCACCATCACTGGTAACTCCAGCCTGACAATCGGTGGTGCAGTGAAAGCCGAGAAACTGGATGCTTCCGGCCTGACGGAGGCAACCGCCGGCACCACTGGTTTAACCATGAGCGCACCATCGGTATCCGATGTGGGAATTAACCTCACCGGCTCCACTTTCGATGATTTTCTGATTGGTAGTGATAAAAATGACTTCATCAGTGGTGGTGCTGGAAAAGACACCATCACCGGTGGTGCTGGTGCTGACCAAATCAAACTAGGGGATGGGTTCGATACGGTTCGCCTCACAGACGGTACAGCGGGGGCTGTGGGTAAGCTGAATCAGCAGGAGGACTACACCACCGTCACCGATTTCCTCACTGGCGCTACGGCAACCACAACAGACCAGATTCAGGTTTCTGCATTCCTTAATGGTGGTTTCATTTTCGACCAATTTAATGGTGGTATTGTCTTGGCTGGTGATGCTGTGGTTACCAGTGATGTGGCTCAAGGTGCTATTGTTGACTATTCAACTCTCACTGCGAATTTCCTGAGAATTACTGGTACTGGCAATATCACTAAAGACAACTCCGCCCAAGCGGGCTTTGATGCGGCCATCGCTGGTGGAGAGATCACGGTTGCTGCGGTTGATATTGATATTCTCACCTCCTACTACGATTCGGCTAATAGCCAGATGGTACTTGGTCAGGTTGATGTTGGTGGCGACGGCAAGATGGCTTCTGGAGATGTTTTCACCATCATTTCCCGCGTGACCATGACTGCCGCGGATTACAACAACTTCGGCAACGCTCAGTTTGGTACGTTTATCTAA
- a CDS encoding Rpn family recombination-promoting nuclease/putative transposase codes for MKTDSIFYQIFLRFPDSFFDLIGQPQPGAANYQFTSQEVKQLSFRLDGLFIPLREDIQQPLYLVEVQFQPDDTLYYRLFAELFLFLKQYQPPHPWQIVVIYPHRRVEREQSLHFGEILNLSSVRRIYLDELPPRDNPSLGIGVIKLVVESETAAVRTAQTLIERTREEITDQSSQRQLIDLIESIIIYKLPQKSREEIEAMFGLSDLKQTRVYQEALAEGEERGLERGLERGLERGLERGLERGLQEGERLVVENLLRVRFGELDPPLQAIISRILQLSPEEFTPLLLHCSKQELLKRFPPEKSRGN; via the coding sequence GTGAAAACTGACAGTATCTTTTACCAAATATTCCTGCGCTTTCCGGACAGTTTCTTTGACCTAATCGGACAACCGCAACCGGGAGCAGCAAACTATCAATTCACCTCCCAAGAGGTGAAACAACTCTCTTTCCGTCTCGATGGCTTATTTATACCACTCAGAGAAGATATTCAGCAACCCCTCTACCTAGTGGAAGTGCAGTTCCAACCGGACGACACCCTCTACTATCGACTTTTTGCGGAATTGTTCCTATTTTTAAAACAATATCAACCACCTCACCCCTGGCAAATTGTCGTCATTTATCCCCATCGTCGGGTGGAACGGGAACAATCCCTGCATTTTGGCGAAATCCTCAATTTATCAAGCGTTAGACGCATTTATCTCGATGAATTGCCCCCAAGGGACAATCCCTCCTTAGGAATTGGTGTGATTAAATTAGTAGTAGAGTCGGAAACAGCAGCGGTGAGGACTGCTCAAACCCTAATCGAGCGCACCAGAGAAGAAATCACCGACCAGTCCAGTCAACGGCAGTTAATTGACCTAATCGAAAGTATCATCATTTACAAATTACCCCAGAAAAGTCGCGAGGAAATTGAAGCTATGTTTGGACTAAGTGATTTAAAACAAACGAGAGTCTATCAAGAGGCACTGGCCGAAGGAGAAGAACGGGGTCTAGAACGGGGTCTAGAACGGGGTCTAGAACGGGGTCTAGAACGGGGTCTAGAACGGGGTCTGCAAGAGGGGGAACGTCTGGTGGTGGAAAACCTGCTCCGAGTCCGTTTTGGTGAGTTAGACCCACCACTGCAAGCTATTATCAGCCGGATTTTACAATTGTCCCCAGAAGAATTTACTCCTTTACTTCTCCATTGTTCCAAGCAGGAACTCTTAAAGCGATTTCCCCCAGAAAAGTCGCGAGGAAATTGA